The genomic segment cgcctgCATCCATTGCGTTCGGTAGCAGGAGACAAAAATATCATCCTTTTTCGAAATCGGTTAAAAAAGCATAAAATGATATCAAAACCAGGTCCTTTGGTCCCTTAGTCACAAGTCCTTTAAGACCTTAATAAACTTCTTTAGACATTTATTACGTGGAAACAAAGCAAGGTCAGGCGAGCTGGTGATAACCCTCAGGACAATTACCTTGGGAGGGCTCAGACGTCACTCCTCTCGGGTACAATGTAAACAAATTGTGTAGTAACCTCATTTGTAATCTTTCAAGTAGGTAGCTTACTGGCTGATAGATTATAAAAGGGTTTTATTTAgattgacctgtttgtttgatTGGGTCAAATTTCGTAATAGGAATTTCTTTCCCTACCTGATGAAAGATCAATCTGATTTTTTGGTACACACTAAGATTCTTGatgataatacacatttaaacCCTctgacacttattttttttatcctaCTACCCCAAAAAGGAGGATGTAAATTATTagatatgttatcggcttactcacgtaactgtttgacgaggaactcgactagtttcaagtcatgctagaggctcatattcatgagcagcattccgcgacacacgacgcagcgattgtcgcgctgctactacaAGTTTACtacagtaataattaatttagtatgtctcacgaaagttataataaaaaggaGGATGTTCTCAATTTGACTGTAGTGCCGCATTTCTTTAGGTACTTGTTTTAAGATGTGatgtgagaaaaaaaatgtggTAACTATCACTACTTATACTAGAAGACTAAATACCCATTATGGTATTATGATCAGGGTACGAAAATCACGGCTTTTATTTTAGGAAGAGGAGTGTAGGCTCTCAAGTAGAGGTGCATGCATTTGTCAGTTTCTAAAGATTCTTTACTGAGCAGGAAACATTTGACGAATAGTTattctaaatattaaaatactatagtATCTAGACATTAATGCATATTGGGTATATTAAACTAAAAcggtactaaaaataaatgtctccGCATAACGTCACCGAATGCCTACTTAATATACCTATTGCGAAATACGTCAATGGATAGAAATGCGGTAGGTTTTTATCTAAATCggtaaagtaatttaaatgaatttaactaatttttacataaaattccaaTATTACTCATATTTCTAATtgaaatatactaaaatataatgtattcaAATACTTACGCGTTTGAATAAATTAGTTAGGACGATCCATTAGACTGTGACGATGAGCCCGACATTGCAAATTCCGAGCAATGGACCTGGTTGGGTTTTATACCAGACTCGGGCTCGGAAAAGGAAGGATACTTATTTAGGCATTTGGCATTTTCAAAATTAGAAATCTTCACCTCATAATTAACTACATACACCTAAGTTCTGCGGatagtaaaaactttttttatggaataagaggCAAATGAGTTGACGtgtgacctgatggtaagtgatcagcgccgccaatggacgccgtcaacaccagaggaatcacagatgcgttgtcggccttttacgctattttgttgctattttcttgttagttatttatattgGTAAGTATTAAGACATAGCTTAAGCTTAAacacaaaggccggcaacgcacctgtgactcctctggtgttgcgggtgtccatgggcggcgctgatcgcttaccatcaggtgactcgtttgctcgtttgcctcctattccataaaaaaaaaaaaaaaaaacattacaaatataGAAACCTACttaaatactataattatgaataataataactagAGAGAAACTAAACAGCGCCTGCGAGGACCACTTATGAAAACTTAAGCTAACTAGTTATGCGAAatacatctatatattaatacgtgatgcaaaaactttggaccgctttttacgaaaattgcgcggacgtaggagcataaaatttggtacacttatagtttatgtgtaggagaagtgcaccccgctaatatttttcaaaaattatgcttataaagtacatcaaatcaataaataaaacattacacacacatgcatagtatctgatcgtatttgacaaaacgtcaaaatcgatagacattgcgatgatattctcacgtctcatatgaatagagttttataaaagagtttgtttgagtttgagttaaataaaaattatccttgaacgtatgttaagtggtattgtaaattaaatcgtatatggttgaatttcgaccactaggcgaccactagtataaaCAAACTTGCTAAGAGCTTCGTTAAGTACAATGTTCTCATTAAAGAACAGATTCGTTGAAATACCGTGAGTTCGCgatattttgtatcaaaatagCAAAGAAAAGATAGCTACAGGTAAAGTGGGGATTGAAATAAGAGTGATACAACAATTATaagactaaaaatattataattaagaggGGTAGTTTTTAGGCCATAGTAACTGATCTAAGTGCTTCAGAAGCACGTCTTTGTGAGATCGacaaattgtttcgggtctgagtgtcatgtgcatatgaaattgtatttttgtaaaggcacccacgacGCAAGAggaaatactagtgtggggcaacgacaTTTTTAAATCCGCCgcggttttttttattgtattaaaatcagTCATGGGATAAAGCCACAAGCGCGAAGCGATCCAAATCAGCCGCTGTTGCTCCGCAGCCTAGTTATAACTATTCGTTTCAGCTAAGCAGGTTCAATGCTGGTGCATAGAGGTAGTTACAGGCGAACTGATAATCTCCTCCTCTTTTGAAATCgattaaaatagtaacaaactattgtttAACGTAGGTACTAACTATAATAACTAGCTAAAAGGCATTATGTGTCAGTAGAGGTAAAACACATTCGTTGATGTGTACCAGTCTTGTCTGTCTTTTGTTACACGGGACAAGGTCGGCCGCTGAAACGCCTTGAATTCACGACGCAGACGCAGCTCGCAGTAACTACCGGCCGGGGAAAAACATACCAAGTTCAACTTAGGTAGTTACTACAGTTTAAGGTAAACGATTATAAACTATATTCATGGTGTTTTAAAGTCGAAATTCTTTAAGCTAAGGTCCATGCGCTGGCGTTTTggacatacgtacatacattgTGTTAGTAAGTATATctaaaagaaacttaatttaGAATGTGATAGGTCACACATTTGCTTAGTATGAAATGTATTTTGTGATAAAGCCTTGTGGCTTGAAGTGGAAGTGGGCTGgtcacgtctgccgcatgtctgacgagcggtgggcaaaactcactagTTACTGAGTTTAGCCCGCTTAATGCTCAAAgatttaaacagagaggagtggaaagaGGGTATGGagacctttgccctgcagtggggcggtcatggctgaaatctaaatctaataatgACAATAGGCAAACCTTTATTACATAGGTCATAGGATACGACCTAATAATACAGGAAATTATACGCACAATAGTTAGGTTCTTCACAGCATACTAGAAAAACCCAGGCATAGCATTTAtatcacaattaaaattaattaaatttattgttttacaactAATTTTATAGCACTAATGATACGACCATCGTACCAGTCAAATATGAGTCATAAAACCATCAGCAAAAAGTTGAAAATAACCAAATGACTCAGGTATTCATAATGGTCTGAATAGATTTCGTTCATGTAGGTATAGTAAGATTCAATTACTTTCAGTCTCTAGTAGATAGGTAATTGTGACAAATGTCTGCTGCCAAACGTTAGGCCTTGAGTTCTACTCTCAGGTTTAGTAAATTGATATTAGGCATGAATCATTACTTGCGATCGCCACCTGTACtgagttataaaaatatttaggtatttgaaGCAAGTGCATTGGATTTAATATGATGTAAGCAGcttttattttggtaatattGTTTGCCTAGCTTGAGTATACTGTAATGTAAATGTAGAGATACCTATTACTtacattaactttttaattttatcacactGTTTTGAAACATTAACACTTTGATCATAACATTGATTTCAgtacatatgtacttacatGTAATGGAGTACCCATAATTATTGGTACTATAGAAACTACCTAGTTATTATTGCCAAGTCATTAccacatttattttcttaaccATAAAGTTGATTTCagtatgtacctaattaaacaTAGGTGCCCATATgtatactataaaaattattGGTACAATTTCATTGAGTACAATGACTGATATAAACTATTATAGTAGTTATTGGGGAAAACCTGCACTAACAATAGTAAAGATTGCACAACTTCAAGTATGAgtcagaataaaataatataaactgcAAACATCAAAccatttgtttattatgtttgttgtttagtttaattaatttctgttGTTTCTAAAGGTGTCTGTAACTGCATCAACTAAGAGAGAGGGACTGAAACTAGGTATTTGATACTCggatcaggcaaagtattgggtaaatagttattttttttttaaattaacattgcCTCATAGTTACTAGGACTTTTACTCTGGATTGTGGgttcatttacaaacatacaagtttatatGATACAcacacccgaaacaataatatgtggatCACATAGATTTGTTCCGTGTGCTAATCAAACATGTTGCATGggagccaattgcccagccactgcgcaaaccatgcagtcaaaaaagttaataatattacattacctGTAGCCTGTAggacaatttattattgtctaatatttaattatgttttaataagcATTGCAATAATTTTAGATGAGTGTATACCTAACTAGTTATAGAAAATttgcaatataatataattaggtaataaaaactGTGGTAAACTAAAATCTGGAGTAAAGAACAGAGAAACAAGACAGACAACACctatttcaccaccttcatattatatttatatgcctgataaacttatgtgacagacagttcataaaaatattcaaagttatCCTATTCATAgcagctatccagacattgtgcaACAAGTCCTTAGTATTAAAAACAGAAGTAGTAacaaattagtaaaatataattgcaATTCACTATTTACACAGGAAGATCCAAGGTCCTACAATTAAGtaggtagtaaataaatacagtatgtTTCATATTGACACAGCTGTTTTGTAGCAATGTTGACATTAAGTAAGGTTACTgtaatttgaaattactgaTAACAAAAATAGCAACCAATTACATTAACTAGTATAATAAGCGAACCTGCGACTTTGCAAACAGGCAACCAGTTACCTAGCTACTGTACCAACCATACAATTTAACATATATATCATCTTTACAAGTGCTTCTTAAGTTTTAAGTACAGCCTTAAGATTTGATTGCTCATTTATAAGCCTTTATGGGCTGGttaacaagcagacggatcacctgaagtTAATCAATCactccgcccatggacacccaaaacaccagagatgttacaaCAGTAATAGTGAAAGTGAATCATTTGAGCCTaagataaagtttaattttaactgcCATTACAATATAAgagacaatagaaaatacattacatCTTACTATGGTCTACGCTCTAGTAAAATATGAGTtaatagattatttaaagagaatcaaatcaaatcataacattttttttcaataacacataatcattattattataaaacatgcaAAAAGGTTAACAAcacttttaaactttttgtttacaatataaagGCACCTTGAGGTCAATGCTCAAATGTACTAAACAATAGTTGATACAGACTAGCTTCATATTCTCTATGATTGaccataaacaaacatttatttcttaagattttaatgtttgtgtACAAGCCATTCACTATGTGTACCAATCTATGACAAAATCCAAACATATATGAttcttataacaataaaattgacaacACAATACTACcacttttacttttatgtaGGAATTTTAACAAATGTTACATGCAAACATCAATCTTAAGGCAAGTGCATGTGAACTTACTATGCTGTAACAAGTGCGAGTGCCCCCAGAACCAGTTTCCCCGTGTTATTTATACACAATACCGTCAACAAGTATAATAACAACCGGCTTGGAAAGGAcacctttatatttttatcaaaaattgGAGGTAAACAGGTAAAATGTATTCGAATTCGCGCCAATGAGaatttttaccaattttaatGCCTAACCAAGTGTAAGATTGTTGTTCGCACTCGTAAATATAATTGAGGATGTAACGGTGAGCTGTTACAACATAAATACACTTACCACGACTGTAGATGTGTTCAGAAAACTTTATAATCCAATTACAAACAAGTCTTGGCACATAACTTGATTATCTCGTGTTCAGAACGCCACAAACTGTAACCGTTATCACTACAGCGAGATGTTTCACCACAGTTTTACTGCTATAGCACTCATTATGTTTTGAAACGAAATTGGCACAAGGAAAGGAAAtccaaacacaaaaaaaaatagcaaacaGCCTCCTCCACTCGACACGGTGACATTGACATTTCTGTGTTGCCATAGTACGCTTTTAAAACTCCCAGAAATGAAATAtgacaaactaaaaataataggGAGTTTTATACTACTACTTCACTTTATCATCAAAAATTGCTTAACAACTAACTAAGCAATTTTTGTTGGCAAAATTGCTTAGTAATAACTAAGCAATTACTATAAGTATAAGTACTATGTATACTTATGTACAACTAATGATACTTATGTACTATAAGTATAAGTATTTCATTAGTTTTTACCCGAATGTGAGGTAATTTTATACAGTTACAACATTCACAAACGTCACATTACGTTTTGTTATTGCAAATATTATTGCATTATTGAAAAACAGAATTACCGAAAGaattacaagtaataaataGCTTTagactataaattattatatttaattttgttcttacCATATTGTGGTATAAGAATAATTTAGTtggaaattataaaatcaaCTTGGTGATAAAAATGACAGTGCGAAAAAACTTATCATTACAACTTAAATTATCAATAGATAAACAGCAGAGCAGCTGATTATCTCGATAGTGAGTGCGCCACCTATACTTAACAAATAGAAACTAAACTTAACTTAGATAAGAACCATTAAGAATATTCATCCGCTAGGTGTCAACCGCTGACCTAGTTCCCTCGCCTAGTAAAAATAGCGGTCGACAATAGCTCAAACACTATTTATAGTGCGTatctaaaaaaatcttaaatcacACACTGTTATCtcgcttgttttttttttaaacatcactCGAATACCGTCCGTGTGTCAGTCACGTCGTGGCCCGTAACGCGCAACTCCCAAAACCTACCTATACAACATAAGTGCCACCGTAATCGATAAAACCTCGCGTTACAGACAATCAGTTGTTTTTTCGTGAATACCAGTGCCCTTTTAGTTGCCGCTAGAGATTTTAGTTTAGTAAACAAGGGAACATGTTATATTAGTGTTTTAAAGTGTTAGATACAATGGAAAGTGTTAAGAGGTACATAAGGAGTGAGTCTGCGAGTTGCGCTCATATGGTTGAAGAAAGCACTGCGAATAACAGGAAGACGGCAGACCCGCACGAGAAGCTGAAGGCGCTGCTGAACTCCCCCGAGGATGACACGGACGACACCCTGCCTCCGTCAGACGCCCCCAAGTTCGGGACAGTCATACACAATAGAATCTTCGTGGGAGGCTTCTCTCTGACCACGACTGACGAGGACCTGTGGAAGTTCTTCTCAGGTTTCGCGACGGTCACAGCCGCCAGGGTGATCTACGACCGAGCTGGTGTCTCCAAGTGTTATGGTTTCGTCACATTCGCCAGCCCCAGAGTCGCGAGGCTGATCGTCAAACAGGTTAGTCCTTTATTTCGTGTGTGTAGTATATTGGAAAAGTTTTCAGCAACAATGTGGCGTGTAGcagaatgtttaattaaaaaactggCAGTTTTAATTCATGGTGTTGGTTGGGTGTTTCGGTTTGAGGTGGAAACTGGGTCGAAAATTGTATGATCCCATTGTTTCCAGTCAGTGGGTTGGGGACAATGAAGTCCCGAATTTGTGGGGCAGCTCCACGGCAGCTCGATATTTTATATCTGTGCGATCTTTAACAACTCGCTGTATTTCAGGCCCGGTTCAGGTATTTACATACTACAAAGTATGGCCACATTAACCTACGTACATAGGTGCCTATATACATATTCGGCTGGGCGATGTTCTTTGTTTAGCATTTTTCACTCACGTTACGATTTTTTGAAAGCGTTTTATTTTACGAGCAAATAAAGCACATTGTTGTGTAGACCTTTTATGTTGCGGAGAAAATACTACGCtctgattttttaaattcaaagatCGATATTGTTAGTCACGCTGAAATAGTACTGTAAGCGCGATTTTAGTTCGGTTCCCGGGTGGAGTTAACTGGCCATTTAGTTCCGAATTTCTTTCTTTAATACTGaaagctttctttaattctttcttTAATAGTAAATCGACAAAAAGTGGGTGTGTAT from the Spodoptera frugiperda isolate SF20-4 chromosome 16, AGI-APGP_CSIRO_Sfru_2.0, whole genome shotgun sequence genome contains:
- the LOC118280650 gene encoding protein boule; translated protein: MESVKRYIRSESASCAHMVEESTANNRKTADPHEKLKALLNSPEDDTDDTLPPSDAPKFGTVIHNRIFVGGFSLTTTDEDLWKFFSGFATVTAARVIYDRAGVSKCYGFVTFASPRVARLIVKQSGGVMFSPLGRLRVAQAVRKQMSQLPVLGTEAAPLQAPLCYQLLCAPPLAPLQPCAPCELPPPPYAVYPLPFDTTPAIYGPPAQYALVPAPYSTPCCEPSCCAPLDKQPRVPPPPLHPAFIY